Proteins encoded in a region of the Prunus persica cultivar Lovell chromosome G4, Prunus_persica_NCBIv2, whole genome shotgun sequence genome:
- the LOC18778288 gene encoding vacuolar protein sorting-associated protein 22 homolog 1, whose protein sequence is MRRRPGIGGLQTAAAARDQYRLLGENVAKIRTDLMKEQLTTFRTQLEDFARKHKNDIRKNPAFRSQFHNMCTKVGVDPLASNKGFWAELLGIGDFYYELGVQIVDICLATRPHNGGLINLQELCNLLRQRRRSDREAVSEDDCLRAISKLKVLGNGFEVISVGKRKLVRSVPTELNKDHNEILELAQAQGFVTVIEVERRLSWTTGRAIDAFDTLLDEGLAMIDDGHKDGIRRYWFPCVSSISTPGGADT, encoded by the exons atgaGGAGGCGACCTGGAATTGGCGGCTTGCAGACAGCCGCTGCTGCTAGG GACCAATATCGGTTGTTAGGCGAGAATGTCGCCAAGATCAGAACCGATCTCATGAAGGAACAGCTTACCACTTTTCGAACCCAGTTGGAAGATTTCGCTCGAAAACACAAG AATGATATTCGCAAGAACCCTGCTTTCAGATCACAATTTCATAACATGTGCACTAAGGTTGGAGTAGATCCCTTGGCCTCCAACAAGGGTTTCTGGGCAGAGCTCTTGGGGATTGGTGACTTCTATTATGAACTTG GGGTGCAAATTGTTGACATTTGCTTGGCAACAAGACCCCACAATGGAGGTTTGATCAACCTGCAAGAACTCTGCAATCTGCTTCGTCAGAGGCGAAGGAGTGACCGTGAAGCTGTGTCTGAGGATGATTGCCTGCGTGCTATAAGTAAACTGAAG GTATTGGGCAATGGTTTTGAGGTGATTTCTGTTGGAAAGCGAAAGCTTGTTCGTTCTGTTCCAACTGAGTTGAACAAAGACCATAATGAAATTTTAGAGCTAGCCCAG GCTCAAGGATTTGTGACTGTTATTGAGGTAGAGAGACGGCTATCTTGGACCACTGGTCGTGCAATTGATGCCTTCGACACTTTACTAGAT GAGGGTCTTGCAATGATTGATGATGGCCACAAAGATGGTATTCGCCGATATTGGTTCCCTTGTGTATCTTCCATCTCGACTCCAGGAGGAGCTGACACCTAA
- the LOC18779734 gene encoding fatty acid desaturase 4, chloroplastic has protein sequence MSILTQAKLHPSLQHQLHTSHSPILRTAVHCSAATTTKPNPNPNPKKLVLEPPIRRLEPPPPLLPNPTRPQLNDPSLLSTWSHRAWVASGCTTVLVSLAKSITCAANSHMWAEPILAGLVGYVLADLGSGVYHWGIDNYGGASTPIFGAQIEAFQGHHKWPWTITRREFANNLHALARVVTFIVLPIDLVCDDPIVNGFVAVCSGSIMFSQQFHAWAHGTKSRLPPLVVALQDFGVLVSRSQHSAHHREPYNNNYCIVSGVWNEFLDKHKVFEALEMILFFKQGVRPRSWSEPSSEWTEETETTSQLTAQ, from the coding sequence ATGTCTATCCTAACTCAAGCCAAGCTCCACCCAAGTCTCCAACACCAACTCCACACAAGCCACTCTCCAATCCTCCGCACAGCTGTGCATTGTTctgccgccaccaccaccaagccCAACCCTaaccccaaccccaaaaagCTAGTCCTCGAACCACCGATACGGAGGCTCGAGCCCCCACCGCCCCTCCTCCCGAACCCCACCCGCCCCCAGCTCAACGACCCAAGTTTGCTCTCAACATGGTCTCACCGTGCATGGGTGGCAAGTGGGTGCACAACAGTTCTAGTTTCCTTAGCCAAGTCCATAACTTGTGCAGCCAATTCACACATGTGGGCTGAGCCCATTTTAGCTGGCTTGGTTGGATATGTGCTGGCTGATCTTGGCTCCGGAGTCTACCATTGGGGCATAGACAATTACGGTGGAGCCTCAACTCCAATTTTTGGTGCCCAAATTGAGGCATTTCAAGGGCACCACAAGTGGCCTTGGACAATCACCAGGCGAGAATTTGCCAACAATCTGCACGCCCTTGCTCGTGTTGTGACTTTCATAGTGCTCCCCATAGACCTCGTTTGTGATGATCCAATTGTTAATGGGTTTGTTGCAGTGTGCTCAGGCTCCATTATGTTTAGCCAACAGTTTCATGCTTGGGCGCATGGCACAAAGAGCAGGCTCCCTCCATTGGTGGTGGCATTGCAGGATTTCGGCGTCTTGGTGTCCCGGTCGCAGCATTCAGCGCATCACCGGGAGCCTTACAACAACAATTACTGCATTGTGAGTGGAGTTTGGAATGAGTTCTTGGATAAGCACAAGGTTTTTGAGGCATTGgagatgattttgttttttaagcaAGGGGTGAGGCCTAGGTCTTGGAGTGAGCCTAGCTCTGAATGGACTGAAGAGACTGAGACCACTTCTCAACTTACAGCCCAATGA